A window of Ignavibacteriales bacterium contains these coding sequences:
- a CDS encoding glycoside hydrolase family 13 protein yields MSLQRFIVYLFLIIISINTIVNSQHIIKVPAWTKQAIWYQIFPERFFNGDKSNDPKPIDLEGGWPYDVPAGWQIHPWTSDWYKLQPWEVKDGHDFYWNAGVRRYGGDLQGILNKLDYLKQLGINAIYLNPIFESPSLHKYDASMYHHIDNNFGPNPEKDRELWTQENPDDSSTWKWTTADKLFLKLISECHKRGIKIIIDGVFNHVGTTFWAFKDVVKNQQKSKHKDWFVIKSWDDPNTPKNEFDYEGWAGIKDLPRFRQDENGIVSGPKEHIHAIIKRWMEPNGNPSDGIDGWRLDVAEQVNHNFWKTFRTWVKEINSDAYIVGEIFWDDWQKDKMMDAGPWLHGDEFDAVMNYRFARALKEFVLNKKDQIGPQGFIDSLNTLYKKYPIENNYVMMNLLDSHDVERVSSMIVNPDLWYDHDGNPSNNKNYDVRKPTDQERLKQKLVVGLQFMLPGAPQVYYGDEAGMWGGDDPDCRKPMVWPELNYDTETNHPFGLPRVKDEVEFDKNIFDWYKKIIAIRTQNKVLALGDIKFNVIDENKKILGFSREFKGDKIFIILNNNSSPNKISLVKNKFMLDNNSYTDLINGNMIRPVKGNFNFELKPYQIMILKSE; encoded by the coding sequence ATGTCATTACAAAGATTTATCGTTTATCTATTTCTAATTATTATTTCCATTAATACTATCGTTAATTCACAACATATAATTAAAGTCCCGGCATGGACTAAACAAGCAATCTGGTACCAAATTTTTCCGGAAAGATTTTTCAACGGAGATAAATCCAACGATCCTAAACCGATCGATTTAGAAGGCGGCTGGCCTTACGACGTACCTGCAGGATGGCAGATTCATCCTTGGACTTCTGATTGGTATAAGCTACAGCCATGGGAAGTAAAAGACGGTCATGATTTTTATTGGAATGCCGGTGTTAGAAGATATGGCGGCGATTTACAAGGCATCTTAAATAAACTTGATTACCTAAAGCAACTTGGTATAAATGCAATTTATCTTAACCCAATTTTTGAATCGCCATCTTTGCATAAATATGATGCTTCAATGTATCATCACATTGATAATAATTTTGGTCCGAATCCCGAAAAGGATAGAGAACTCTGGACGCAAGAAAATCCTGATGATTCTTCAACCTGGAAATGGACAACAGCAGACAAACTTTTTCTAAAACTTATCAGTGAATGTCATAAACGTGGAATAAAAATTATCATTGATGGTGTCTTCAATCATGTGGGAACAACATTCTGGGCTTTCAAAGATGTAGTTAAGAATCAGCAGAAGTCAAAACACAAAGATTGGTTCGTAATAAAATCATGGGACGATCCAAACACGCCTAAAAATGAATTCGATTATGAGGGCTGGGCTGGTATAAAAGATCTACCGAGATTCCGTCAAGATGAAAACGGAATTGTATCCGGGCCAAAAGAACATATTCATGCAATCATTAAACGATGGATGGAGCCCAACGGAAATCCTTCGGATGGAATTGACGGCTGGCGGCTCGATGTTGCCGAACAAGTGAATCATAATTTCTGGAAAACTTTTAGAACATGGGTTAAGGAAATTAATTCTGATGCTTACATTGTAGGAGAAATTTTCTGGGACGATTGGCAGAAAGATAAAATGATGGATGCCGGACCATGGTTGCATGGCGACGAGTTTGATGCTGTAATGAATTATCGTTTTGCTCGTGCACTCAAAGAATTTGTTCTCAACAAGAAAGACCAGATAGGACCCCAAGGATTCATTGATTCATTGAACACACTTTACAAAAAATATCCTATAGAAAATAATTATGTGATGATGAATTTGCTCGACAGCCACGATGTTGAACGTGTTTCTTCAATGATCGTGAACCCCGATTTGTGGTATGACCATGACGGCAATCCATCCAACAATAAAAATTATGATGTGCGAAAACCAACAGATCAAGAGAGATTAAAACAAAAGCTGGTTGTAGGTTTACAGTTTATGCTTCCGGGTGCACCACAAGTTTACTATGGCGATGAAGCCGGAATGTGGGGCGGAGATGATCCTGATTGCCGTAAACCAATGGTGTGGCCTGAATTAAATTATGATACTGAAACTAATCATCCTTTCGGATTGCCGCGTGTAAAAGATGAAGTTGAGTTTGATAAAAATATTTTTGATTGGTACAAAAAAATTATCGCTATCAGAACGCAAAATAAAGTATTAGCCCTTGGTGATATTAAGTTTAACGTAATTGATGAGAATAAAAAAATTCTCGGTTTCTCTCGTGAGTTCAAGGGTGATAAGATCTTCATCATTCTAAATAATAACTCGTCACCAAACAAAATTTCTTTAGTAAAAAATAAATTCATGTTAGATAATAATTCTTATACGGATTTGATTAACGGAAATATGATCAGGCCGGTTAAAGGAAATTTTAATTTTGAATTAAAACCGTATCAGATAATGATTTTAAAAAGCGAATAG
- a CDS encoding putative Ig domain-containing protein encodes MKKLINSISILFVFFFITISSSAQPIPIDSLYLGQKVPGSNPKAFNLEVTPGTFAAERIAISKDGSEIYYSEVKSYYPVTGDKIRYYKYENNKWSESQILFEGFFGPALSLTGDTLFVEHEHNMYFSVRKKTGWSSPKPFFSSIEFAHYLQVTNKGNYYISAKSASSVGASDWSKIQITGKDTVAKSLGFPINRVVDDQDFFIAKDESYMITCPQGPVCISYPDGKGGWFNGRYLNKKINFGISGWGAYVSPDSKFLFYTTGTKMDYSDVHVYWVSMSNIVDSMKNTNLPPYVKNKPKPQTATIGKMFSFIIPDDAVCDDDGSSIRYEVLSLDSSPMPAWLRFDSRTKTLSGTPETAGKVTLRFNAFDDKDVMTAFGIVINVLDK; translated from the coding sequence ATGAAAAAATTAATTAATAGTATTTCAATCCTTTTTGTTTTCTTTTTCATTACAATCAGTAGTTCAGCACAGCCAATACCTATCGATAGTTTGTACCTTGGGCAAAAAGTACCAGGCAGCAATCCCAAAGCATTCAATCTGGAAGTAACACCCGGAACCTTTGCCGCCGAAAGAATTGCGATCTCGAAAGATGGCTCAGAGATTTATTACTCCGAAGTAAAAAGTTATTATCCCGTTACTGGTGATAAAATACGTTATTATAAATACGAAAATAACAAATGGAGTGAATCGCAGATACTGTTTGAAGGATTTTTCGGACCAGCTTTATCATTGACGGGAGATACATTGTTTGTTGAACATGAACACAATATGTATTTCTCTGTGAGGAAAAAAACGGGGTGGAGTTCACCTAAGCCATTTTTCAGTTCTATTGAATTCGCACATTATCTACAAGTCACTAATAAAGGGAATTACTATATCTCTGCTAAGTCGGCAAGTTCGGTAGGCGCATCTGATTGGAGTAAAATTCAAATTACTGGAAAAGATACTGTAGCAAAAAGTTTAGGCTTTCCAATTAACAGAGTTGTTGACGATCAAGACTTTTTTATTGCAAAAGATGAAAGTTATATGATCACATGCCCACAAGGACCGGTTTGCATAAGCTATCCCGATGGCAAAGGTGGATGGTTTAACGGAAGATATCTTAATAAAAAAATCAACTTTGGTATTAGCGGGTGGGGCGCTTATGTATCACCAGACAGTAAATTTCTTTTCTACACAACAGGAACGAAAATGGATTATTCAGACGTGCACGTTTACTGGGTAAGCATGAGCAATATTGTTGACAGCATGAAAAACACGAACCTCCCTCCATATGTCAAAAACAAACCCAAACCACAAACGGCAACGATCGGAAAAATGTTTTCTTTCATTATACCGGATGATGCAGTTTGCGATGACGACGGAAGCAGTATTCGTTATGAAGTGCTTTCGCTCGACAGCAGCCCTATGCCCGCATGGTTGAGGTTCGATTCAAGAACTAAAACTTTATCCGGCACACCAGAGACTGCGGGAAAAGTAACTTTAAGATTTAACGCCTTCGACGACAAGGATGTTATGACAGCTTTCGGAATCGTAATAAATGTTTTGGATAAATAA
- a CDS encoding T9SS type A sorting domain-containing protein: MKKIFLLQLTTVIFSSYFNLEAQWVQTNGPTGAQITCFAASGNNLYAGTNSGKIYLSTNNGMNWNITTTTLSSDNISHVYSLSASGSTLLAGTDRGVYISHNYGATWIHLGLTQRDVGSVYIYGGTLFANINHYNTEGGLFHSTDNGNSWTPDSVRVAIWDSTGIFNIIHESIYSPAFTEYRGGLLAGGGSQYLHLKLSFSTDNGMSWVAYPSPPSQPGNISSLAVQGSNVYAACLGDGVYLSWNPIVPDYFFSVNNGLTYSSNVRALACSGGPILAGTYGGGIFRSDNGSSWYSCNSGLTNLYVNALIYNGENLFAGTNSGIFRSTNNGLNWTSANSGIFASVLSLTQLGNKLFAGTEHCGTFVSTNDGIGWNKLNSVSLEIPSYPGFSFTLDNVSVNSLAWSSNSVTGSILYAGIDGGMVMSTDYGNSWSLGYYGNFVNSFAIDPSNTSIIFAGTSAGVYSSIDRGRNWSVKGLTDTKVNAIAVKDQFVIAGTSKGIYFSNDPSLRFSGESIYIFWIPTWSDPVSALYISGINIIQGTSSGVHVSVDGGGGWIDRNTGLINKEYVKAFTMKDNNLFAATFGGGVFLSTNFGITWNGVNTGLNEYDVSSLTVSDNFLYVGTYWGGVWRRPLSEIVTSVKKENEESPTKFELNQNYPNPFNPTTKIKFGLPETALTQLIIYDLLGKEIKILFNMELEAGYHEISFDGSKMPSGIYFYKIQAGEFMQTKKMILLK, encoded by the coding sequence ATGAAAAAAATATTTCTACTTCAATTGACAACTGTAATTTTTTCATCTTATTTTAATTTAGAAGCACAATGGGTACAAACAAATGGACCAACAGGAGCTCAAATAACTTGCTTTGCCGCAAGCGGGAACAATCTTTATGCTGGTACAAATTCCGGTAAAATCTATCTTTCAACTAACAATGGAATGAATTGGAATATTACCACTACAACATTATCTAGTGACAATATCTCCCATGTGTATTCTCTATCTGCAAGCGGGAGTACTTTACTAGCCGGAACAGATAGAGGAGTTTACATTTCACACAATTACGGGGCCACATGGATACACCTCGGACTTACTCAACGCGATGTAGGCTCGGTTTACATCTATGGGGGTACTTTGTTTGCAAACATCAATCATTATAATACTGAAGGCGGACTATTTCATTCCACAGACAACGGAAATAGTTGGACTCCAGATAGTGTTAGAGTTGCTATTTGGGATAGCACTGGGATTTTTAACATCATACATGAATCAATATATAGTCCTGCTTTTACAGAATACAGAGGCGGTCTTCTAGCAGGTGGTGGATCCCAATATCTTCATCTGAAATTATCATTCTCCACAGATAATGGTATGAGTTGGGTTGCCTATCCATCTCCACCATCCCAACCAGGCAATATTTCGTCTCTTGCCGTACAAGGTTCAAATGTCTACGCTGCATGTTTAGGTGATGGAGTTTATCTTTCGTGGAATCCTATTGTTCCGGATTATTTTTTTTCAGTGAATAATGGATTAACGTACAGCAGCAATGTTCGAGCACTTGCATGCAGTGGAGGCCCAATATTAGCAGGTACTTATGGAGGCGGAATCTTTCGTTCGGATAATGGCTCCAGTTGGTATTCTTGTAATTCTGGTTTGACAAATCTTTATGTAAATGCACTTATCTATAACGGGGAAAATTTATTTGCTGGTACAAACAGCGGGATTTTTCGTTCTACAAATAATGGATTAAACTGGACATCTGCGAATTCAGGAATTTTCGCATCTGTGTTATCATTAACTCAACTTGGGAATAAACTTTTCGCGGGTACCGAACATTGCGGTACCTTTGTTTCAACAAATGATGGAATTGGCTGGAACAAATTAAATAGTGTTTCTTTAGAGATACCTTCTTATCCGGGTTTTTCTTTCACACTAGATAACGTAAGCGTCAACTCATTGGCATGGTCATCAAACAGTGTGACCGGTAGTATTTTATATGCAGGTATCGATGGTGGTATGGTTATGTCAACTGACTATGGAAACAGTTGGAGCTTAGGTTATTATGGAAATTTTGTTAATTCATTTGCCATTGATCCAAGTAACACTTCTATTATTTTCGCGGGAACTTCTGCGGGTGTTTATTCTAGTATAGATCGGGGAAGAAATTGGAGTGTCAAGGGATTGACCGATACTAAAGTAAATGCTATAGCTGTCAAAGATCAGTTTGTCATAGCAGGGACTTCTAAGGGAATTTATTTTTCAAATGATCCAAGTTTAAGATTTTCTGGAGAGTCAATATATATATTTTGGATTCCGACTTGGAGCGATCCAGTGAGTGCACTCTATATAAGCGGGATCAACATAATTCAGGGAACTTCTTCAGGAGTTCATGTCTCAGTCGACGGCGGTGGAGGCTGGATTGATAGAAATACTGGTTTGATCAATAAAGAATATGTAAAAGCTTTTACAATGAAAGACAACAATCTTTTTGCAGCTACATTCGGTGGTGGTGTGTTTCTTTCAACAAACTTTGGTATTACCTGGAATGGAGTAAATACAGGTTTGAATGAATATGATGTAAGTTCTTTGACAGTAAGCGACAACTTCCTGTATGTGGGAACCTATTGGGGAGGAGTATGGCGCCGTCCTCTATCGGAAATAGTAACATCAGTAAAAAAGGAAAATGAAGAATCCCCGACTAAATTTGAGCTCAACCAAAATTATCCTAATCCATTTAATCCAACAACAAAAATTAAATTTGGCTTACCCGAGACTGCATTAACCCAATTGATAATTTATGACTTACTGGGGAAAGAAATTAAGATTTTGTTTAATATGGAATTAGAAGCGGGTTATCACGAAATTAGTTTTGATGGTTCAAAAATGCCAAGTGGAATTTATTTCTACAAGATTCAAGCAGGAGAATTCATGCAAACTAAAAAAATGATACTGTTGAAATGA
- a CDS encoding integrase core domain-containing protein, whose translation MRWKSKNYSGRPKVPIEQIELIKRIATENPMWGVPRIHGEILKLGYDISQVTVWRYTPKDKYNKTGQRWKTFLKNHVSEIISIDFFCVPTINFKLLHVLVFLSHGRRKIIHFNITANPTSEWATQQLKNAFYDSDIPKYLIRDRDCRFGNLFKQSVSDFGVREIVTAYRSPWQNGYVERVIDSIRREFLDHLVVINENHLRKLLKEYFRYYNHQRTHLGLNKDSPESRIVHVIGKIEKVAVANGLHNFYFRKVA comes from the coding sequence TTGCGATGGAAAAGTAAGAATTATTCAGGAAGACCAAAGGTTCCGATAGAACAAATTGAACTCATTAAAAGGATTGCAACCGAGAATCCAATGTGGGGTGTACCTCGAATACACGGAGAAATTCTAAAACTCGGTTATGATATTTCGCAAGTGACTGTTTGGAGATATACTCCGAAGGATAAGTATAATAAAACTGGACAACGTTGGAAAACTTTTCTTAAAAACCATGTCTCTGAAATTATTTCAATCGACTTCTTTTGTGTCCCTACTATTAATTTCAAGTTGTTACATGTTTTAGTCTTTCTCTCTCATGGGAGACGAAAGATTATTCACTTTAATATTACTGCTAATCCAACTTCTGAATGGGCTACACAACAACTTAAGAATGCATTTTATGATTCTGATATTCCTAAATACTTGATTAGAGATCGTGACTGTAGATTTGGTAATTTATTTAAACAAAGTGTTTCAGACTTTGGTGTTCGTGAAATTGTTACTGCATATCGATCACCATGGCAGAATGGATATGTTGAAAGAGTTATTGATAGTATTAGAAGAGAGTTTCTTGATCATCTAGTTGTAATAAATGAAAATCATCTTCGTAAGCTTCTGAAAGAATATTTTCGTTATTACAATCATCAACGAACTCATCTTGGGTTGAATAAAGATTCTCCCGAATCAAGAATTGTTCATGTAATTGGCAAGATTGAGAAAGTTGCTGTTGCCAATGGATTGCATAACTTCTACTTTAGGAAAGTTGCGTAA
- a CDS encoding LytTR family DNA-binding domain-containing protein translates to MRILIVEDERPTAEDIQLLVKQILKKEITSIHIETTLDNALAYLNEKPIDVLLLDLNLNARDGFQILKQVVSKSFHTIIISANINRAMEAYEYGVLDFIPKPYSIERLKAAFQRLRSNHALDGQAIKYLSVKKGFEIRVVPLEDIHYFKSANIYVELHLKDKQIAFCDKSMKTLAPLLPSSYFRIHKSYIIDINNIDTIQTLGGGQYRVKLKTGDCLPLSRNKIKTLKTRLEL, encoded by the coding sequence ATGCGCATACTTATTGTTGAAGATGAACGACCTACCGCTGAAGATATACAATTGTTAGTCAAACAAATTCTGAAAAAGGAAATTACATCTATTCACATTGAGACTACGCTGGACAATGCACTTGCATACTTGAATGAAAAACCAATAGATGTTTTATTGTTAGACTTGAACCTCAATGCAAGAGACGGATTTCAAATTCTTAAACAAGTTGTAAGCAAATCATTTCATACTATTATTATTTCTGCAAACATAAACCGGGCAATGGAAGCATATGAATATGGAGTTCTAGATTTTATTCCGAAACCTTACAGCATCGAAAGATTGAAAGCAGCTTTCCAGAGATTAAGGTCGAACCATGCTTTGGATGGGCAAGCAATAAAATATCTTTCGGTAAAAAAGGGATTTGAAATTCGTGTGGTTCCGCTTGAAGATATCCATTATTTCAAATCAGCAAATATTTATGTTGAATTGCATCTTAAGGATAAACAGATTGCTTTTTGTGATAAATCGATGAAAACTCTCGCTCCACTACTTCCTTCAAGTTATTTCAGAATTCACAAATCATATATAATTGATATCAATAATATAGATACTATTCAAACTCTAGGCGGAGGGCAGTACCGTGTTAAATTGAAAACCGGCGACTGTCTTCCACTCAGTAGAAATAAAATTAAAACGCTCAAAACCCGTCTAGAGTTGTAA
- a CDS encoding DUF4932 domain-containing protein: MKKNILLIFVLFFSIETFSQETKTINHDLLNHYPLPKVDKRTELLSIVFRLAGNFEYNDDIYRNYVTDIHNHFDKYKDHPLIAFATELRDKNGVSFDAVMFMAIHLEQPPSLNPIVPFSSKVPEGRWGQDNANKFVGLLKQFYIDAKCEEFFKEHEGLYGIAQEKFMPVYKALDINWYNQYYGVQPEGSLNIIIGLGLGGGNYGPKLIYRDGKEEIYAIMGTSSIDSTNKPFYTVDNYLPTLIHEFNHSYVNHLTTKYEKDFESSGSKLFDLVKTGMGSQRYTNWQAMMNEALVRASVIRYLLKHNTDFTIAKKQLMSEYSRGFFWMKGLVECLGVYEKNRNRYPTLESYLPVIINYYNEVAKDSELMFEIKE, from the coding sequence ATGAAAAAAAATATTTTATTGATCTTCGTTCTCTTTTTCTCAATTGAGACGTTTAGTCAAGAGACTAAAACGATTAACCATGATTTATTAAATCATTATCCATTACCAAAGGTTGACAAGCGAACAGAACTTCTGAGTATCGTATTTCGTCTGGCAGGCAATTTTGAGTACAATGATGATATTTATAGAAACTATGTTACAGATATTCATAACCACTTCGACAAATATAAAGATCATCCTCTTATTGCTTTTGCAACTGAACTGCGCGATAAAAACGGTGTAAGCTTTGATGCTGTTATGTTCATGGCAATTCACCTGGAACAGCCTCCATCATTAAATCCAATTGTGCCATTTTCATCAAAAGTTCCGGAAGGCAGATGGGGGCAGGATAATGCAAACAAATTCGTCGGGTTGCTGAAGCAATTTTATATTGATGCTAAATGTGAAGAATTTTTCAAAGAACATGAAGGGTTGTATGGAATCGCGCAAGAAAAATTTATGCCCGTTTACAAAGCGTTAGATATAAACTGGTACAACCAGTATTATGGGGTACAACCTGAAGGCAGCTTGAATATTATTATAGGGTTAGGTCTCGGGGGAGGTAATTACGGACCCAAATTAATATATCGCGATGGGAAGGAAGAGATTTATGCTATCATGGGAACCTCGTCTATCGATAGTACCAATAAACCTTTTTATACGGTTGATAATTACCTGCCGACTCTCATTCACGAATTTAACCATTCCTATGTAAACCATTTGACAACAAAATATGAAAAAGATTTTGAGAGTTCTGGTTCCAAACTTTTTGATCTTGTAAAAACGGGCATGGGAAGCCAACGTTATACTAATTGGCAGGCGATGATGAATGAGGCTTTAGTTAGAGCATCTGTAATAAGGTATTTATTAAAACATAATACTGATTTTACAATTGCGAAAAAACAATTGATGTCTGAATATAGTCGTGGTTTCTTCTGGATGAAAGGGCTGGTTGAATGTTTAGGTGTTTATGAAAAAAATAGAAATAGATATCCAACACTGGAAAGCTATTTGCCTGTAATAATTAATTATTACAATGAAGTAGCCAAAGACAGCGAGTTAATGTTTGAAATTAAAGAATAA
- a CDS encoding GIY-YIG nuclease family protein has translation MYSVYILESNNSNRHYISCSDNVERRLAEHNKGKVSSTRAFVPWKVVYTEVFENKSQAFSREKEIKSYKSGFKFKELIKTESWQSG, from the coding sequence ATGTATTCTGTTTATATTCTTGAAAGTAATAATTCGAATAGACATTATATAAGTTGTTCTGATAATGTGGAACGAAGATTAGCGGAACATAATAAAGGTAAAGTTTCATCTACAAGAGCATTCGTGCCTTGGAAAGTTGTTTACACTGAAGTCTTTGAAAATAAATCTCAAGCTTTTAGCAGAGAAAAAGAAATTAAATCTTATAAGTCAGGATTTAAATTCAAAGAATTAATAAAAACGGAGAGTTGGCAGAGTGGTTGA
- a CDS encoding histidine kinase: MIKIIPYHLLQLVIIPLTVICINCTITHAQQNIISSSNKSIYLKHWQIAKDPAPKGTLQNPRDSLWRSPVSSSENDKYTVGNWLIRTEIVYKDSVSKETVWGLFPTNFITAYEIYWDGIKIAQNGIIGTDNVDEKAGKFNFNLPLPPHLVTVGKHTIILRISNYHSSSSWKWFYGGLIIGPYDDILKNLFISKYQAFFIIGILFIPFLFNLFLYIARKRRTEHLLFSLICFIVILDSATNLVPIFINTPTTIVSWQLYIYQIITVIFSILFPAFFIYMFSFPKKFIGLVIVINLITSLFFASFLNFFSVMSLIVLVESSFIALAALLTRREESIIIISGLALAWVAYHFNFAFAGLATTMVICTSFSIARQFARKETAEREAQLRSAHLENELLKKNINPHFILNTLTSIIVWLRKDPKSAIKLIEALAEEFRMILQISALKQIPIQQEIDLCKAHLKIMSYRKGADYKIATVDIVEEENVPPMIFHTLVENGLTHGYENKIQGTFTLQRKKNSNCVQYILSNDGDFIHDEPKDSSGFGIRYIKGRLEESYHDRWELTSHRFEQGWETIIEIKDK; encoded by the coding sequence ATGATAAAAATCATTCCCTATCATTTATTACAATTAGTAATAATTCCTCTTACAGTTATTTGTATAAATTGCACAATTACCCATGCACAACAAAATATCATTTCATCTTCAAATAAATCAATTTATTTGAAGCATTGGCAAATTGCAAAAGATCCTGCCCCAAAAGGTACTCTGCAAAATCCCCGGGATTCTTTATGGCGATCACCTGTATCTTCCTCTGAAAACGATAAATATACAGTGGGTAATTGGCTTATAAGAACAGAAATTGTTTATAAAGATTCGGTAAGCAAGGAAACCGTATGGGGGTTATTTCCAACAAATTTTATAACTGCATATGAAATTTATTGGGATGGAATCAAGATTGCACAAAATGGTATTATTGGAACTGATAACGTTGATGAAAAAGCTGGCAAATTCAATTTTAATCTGCCCCTACCTCCACATCTGGTAACTGTTGGAAAGCATACAATTATTCTTCGAATATCTAATTATCATAGTTCTTCATCGTGGAAATGGTTTTACGGTGGTCTTATAATTGGTCCGTACGACGATATACTTAAGAATTTGTTTATATCGAAGTATCAAGCGTTTTTCATAATAGGAATTTTGTTTATTCCATTTCTTTTTAATCTTTTTCTTTATATAGCAAGAAAAAGAAGAACTGAACATCTGTTGTTCAGCTTAATTTGTTTTATTGTGATTTTAGATTCCGCAACTAATCTAGTCCCAATTTTCATTAATACCCCAACAACAATTGTGTCATGGCAGTTATATATCTATCAGATAATTACGGTAATATTTTCTATTCTTTTTCCCGCATTTTTCATCTACATGTTTTCATTTCCTAAAAAATTTATTGGGCTAGTCATAGTAATAAATCTCATAACCTCTTTATTCTTTGCAAGCTTTTTGAATTTTTTTAGTGTTATGTCTCTTATAGTACTTGTTGAAAGCAGCTTTATTGCGTTGGCGGCTTTGCTCACACGACGCGAAGAAAGTATAATTATTATTAGTGGCCTCGCTTTAGCATGGGTAGCTTATCATTTCAATTTTGCTTTTGCCGGATTGGCAACAACTATGGTCATATGCACCAGCTTTTCAATAGCAAGGCAGTTTGCCAGAAAAGAAACAGCCGAAAGAGAAGCTCAACTAAGATCAGCACATTTAGAAAATGAATTATTAAAGAAGAATATTAATCCGCATTTCATTTTAAATACATTAACATCAATAATCGTATGGCTAAGGAAAGATCCCAAATCAGCCATAAAACTTATTGAAGCGCTGGCTGAAGAATTCAGGATGATTTTACAAATCTCTGCCCTCAAACAGATTCCTATCCAACAGGAAATTGATTTATGCAAAGCGCATCTGAAAATAATGAGCTATCGAAAAGGAGCTGATTATAAAATAGCAACGGTGGACATTGTAGAAGAAGAAAATGTGCCGCCAATGATATTTCATACGCTTGTTGAAAACGGACTTACACACGGGTATGAGAATAAAATCCAAGGCACTTTTACATTACAGCGGAAAAAGAATTCCAATTGTGTTCAATATATCCTTTCAAATGATGGAGACTTTATACACGATGAGCCAAAAGACTCAAGCGGTTTCGGGATCCGATATATCAAAGGACGTTTAGAAGAGAGTTATCATGATCGATGGGAATTAACTTCTCATAGGTTTGAACAGGGATGGGAAACAATTATTGAGATTAAGGACAAATAA
- a CDS encoding T9SS type A sorting domain-containing protein: MKRSCFLVISIILILQFGNNTCTVAQTFDLNPVHAIITNNLTIDILGMITMPGITDHAGNGSLISAALYLTNADLPYPSNDPRQNQVAIIVADFYLQVGTTYEYRATVNGNLLPAGNYNFCYRYTINGTSYLGGAQGDPGYFHVGILSVITSVENLKEIPVSYMLSQNYPNPFNPSTIINYQLPIAGFVSLKVYNVLGKEVAILVNEYKQAGNHYSTFSITNNSISSGVYFYKLTTPNFSDTKKLVIEK; the protein is encoded by the coding sequence ATGAAACGATCATGCTTTTTAGTGATTTCAATTATTTTGATATTACAATTCGGAAACAATACTTGTACTGTAGCACAAACATTCGATTTGAATCCAGTTCATGCAATAATAACAAATAATCTAACAATAGATATTCTGGGAATGATTACCATGCCAGGAATTACTGACCACGCCGGAAATGGTTCTCTTATCAGCGCTGCGTTGTACTTAACCAATGCAGATTTGCCATATCCTTCAAATGATCCAAGGCAGAACCAAGTAGCAATTATAGTAGCTGATTTTTATTTACAAGTGGGCACTACGTATGAATATAGAGCAACAGTAAACGGAAATCTTCTACCAGCTGGTAATTATAATTTTTGTTATCGGTATACAATTAATGGGACATCATATTTGGGAGGCGCTCAAGGTGATCCGGGGTATTTTCATGTAGGGATATTATCTGTTATTACTTCAGTTGAGAATTTGAAGGAAATACCAGTTAGTTATATGTTATCACAAAATTACCCAAATCCGTTTAATCCAAGTACAATTATAAATTATCAGTTACCTATTGCAGGTTTTGTTTCACTTAAAGTTTATAATGTTTTGGGAAAAGAAGTTGCAATACTTGTAAATGAATATAAGCAGGCTGGAAATCACTATTCAACATTTAGTATAACGAATAATTCAATTTCAAGCGGAGTTTATTTCTATAAGTTAACAACCCCAAACTTCTCAGACACAAAAAAATTAGTTATAGAAAAATAA